The genomic stretch AATATGACATTGTAAAGTAACACACATTGTGATTGCCGCAAAAACTTAATTGATAACAGTTTTCAAATCCTTTCATGATATTCGCAAATCAAATTAGTATGATGATCAAAACAGATAATCGGCGTTCATGAACGTTTTGAAAAGCATCAATGCAAAAAACTGACGGTTATCGTATTGTATGCATTCGTATTAGATTTCACCCTGTACAAATAGATGGTACCTAATTAACATCAAACAGATAGTTAGCGCTACGGTAATTAGGTTTGCCAAAAGTATTATCGAAACGTTACACCATTTTGCTCCTTGAACCGATGGTAACGATAAAAATAGTTTTTGAAAAATTGGATAATGCACTCTGACTATCTTTCGCGATACTGGTCCTACATAATGGTTTGCTCTGGTGCCTAATTAGTTGGAAAACGAGGCTTGCTTGCGAAAGCAATAGTCCGTACAATGCAAGGATCAATGCAACATTGTTTAGGTGTCTAACGTCTTTGGTGGCTTTCGGTGGGAAAATTAACCGATGCGTCATATTCTCATTTTGGAAACAAAACTATCTAATTGCATGGCATACTTATGAACTCACCTAGACAAACGCAATACGATTTGAAAGAAAGCGCTTCATGGACAAAAATGGTCAAAATCAAATACACTATTTTACCTGCTTTTGTAGTGGACATGGCGTTTATAAGAGGCCTATTCGAGAGAGATTGACAATAGAAAAAACATTCTTATACATTTCAAGCAAACGGTTCTCGAAAATGCAAAATGTAAGCATGcatatatcttatatagtttcaaATTTGATATACCAGCTTTATATTATAGGTTTTGTTAGTGTTTCGATTTAATAtggattttatatttaatttatatttagtcTCCATCAAACGTATCGAACTATTTAAcaaaaagttcgaaagcctaaatacatatataaaaatatattatcaatttgtatttttataaaagtgCCACGCGTTGTAGTATTTTGAAGAAATAACGGCCACTTCAGCAGTATGTCCTGAATTGTGTTACACAATTATCATTTTATACGTTTAAGAGTGAGGTTAGGTATAGAGGTTTGAAGACTTTTTTTACATCTGCAATAATTTACCCTTCCTCACTGTGAGTAATGTCTTTACAATTTCTAATTGCCACACTTGCCATGTCGAATTATGCAAAGAAGTCCAACGAGCTGACGGAAGCCCTCATATTACATGCAACCGACTTATAACCGGTAATTACGAGCCCATTGAACAAGTGTACGTGCTGTCATTCAATACCAGGTGATACCCTAGCGTTGCCACCCCTTTCTCTACCAGAAACTCATAAATTACTCTAAGTATCCTTTAAACAGAGTTTGCTGCGAAGGACTGAGTGATGTTTGTCGTGAATACACCTTGTTAGCGCATTGGTTTCCGCTACAGTTACAGTGCACTGCACCTGATATTTACGcaatgatgattatgttgatatctcagTGACTGTGTGGTTAGTCCTTCTCTTGAAAGGAGTTTATGATGTGGTATCACAATGGTTTGGGTTGCTgtactttatattgtttattttaaaagacGAATAGATTATATTGCAGATGAGCCCTGCTCTGGGATAACGGGGCTtattttaatgcatgttcatatagtgttgtcccatattagcgtgtgcagtcagcgcaggctaagcagggacgacgctttccacaTGAAATGGTTATCCGCCAATAAGTGACTTCCCTtacaataacagcggaaagtgtcgtcatgtTTATCTTGTTCGGACTTTACAttcttatatgggacgacacttaaagctcAAGGATAAAGCCCGGTGTACTTACAGCGGGGCGCATATGTATTTACGTATTAAACAATATGGCAAATTCAAGTGCAAGTCTTTGATCGTGTCAactgttttaacttaaaatttcGATAAACCAAACAGCACAATTACAGAATTGTCACGAATCCATCGGGCCTACCATTTGTCACAAccttataaatacaattaatatatattttatgtcaaaatcTTGTTAACTGTATACTGTACACAAATAACCTTGGGTCAAGAACAACTCCCTGTCTTACGTCAGTGTCGTTGTAAAATGTAAGACTTCAAATGCGACTATTTATCAGTCAGGGTACATTGTATTTTTGGGAAGCAACCCTCAACCACCAGACAAACCGagcttaaacatttataatacagGTAAATATACAGATGAGCGTATTATATCAAAACACTGTTCACCCTCAATCCTTCACCTACCTGACTCAGAAGTGTAGGAACATCATTATTCTATAATTAATTTTATCTTGTATTACAAGAATCAAATAGGAATTGGCTAACTAGACGCACGCGCGTGTTAATTGATGAATTCGGAATAGCACGAGACTAGAGGGAGGTGCTTGTCTTTAACAAGAAAGGATTTTCGAGAATTAACGCCGTGAATCAGAAGTAATCAAAATACCCGCAAAGTGGTTTCATTTTATCTGCTTTCAGTTAAGGACGGTTAATATGTGTTTACCTTTGCCAAAGCACAACTTCTAAGATTTCTTCTTGGCCCAATAGATATTTACATTtcaccaaaaagacaaaataaaaaggtatatattataaaatcatttgttatatattttattttgagtcaaagtaaacacattttgaatgTAGCGGAATAGTATTTATTATAAAGTTAGAAATCAAGAAATAATTTGTGGATTAACACGCCAGTCAATGAAATACGACATGCAACAAAAACAAACTCACcaacaaatgaaaaataaattattcaagcCATTTGAAAATACGATAATTATAGTTTAGTATTCTGACTTGATTCTCATAATCATGTACGAAAATAGCACAGGTCTTAACATTTAAACAGTCGTCAAAACATACACGGTGTCGCATCCGATTTTCATAGTTTCTTTAACGAAGTGTGAATTTGAAATTTCAAACAATCCACGTCGTGTTTTCATCGCCAATAGTAGATCATAAACCTGTAATTTCATCATTTCGGATGGCCGGGCTGTCGAGGACAACATACAATTAATGGTTATTTGATAGGATAGCTCCATATGATTCATATTAAAATCGGCTTACGGCTTTAGAAATAGACCTAAGAGGAATTTGTCTGAAATATAATCAAATACTTAATCCCGTATTTACTCTGAATAGTGTTATTAAGCCAGCTGACATATAATGTTGTTATGAACAGAACGGCGACGAATACGCAGATGCCGAATACAATGTGAGGTCTTTTCTGACTAAAGTCTGAAAAATTTATCTGGGTAAGCAATGCGTTGGCGTTGTTAAAATCAACAAGGAACAAATGCACATACATTGATCTACTTACATAAATCTAAATGTTGGAAATATAATGTTGTTCGTTGTTCAGATAGATCGATAAAGATACATGATAAGTATTTGTATGTTTCTAATATTATTGgacatattaaaattatttgtattaaaacttgcaatatttcatacaattttaatacataatattacatgttttgagGTACGGTATTTTAGAGCAAACATAAACTGAAAACTTACTTATGAGGTGGATCGACAATGTGTCCTCTCATTGTAGCGCGTTTACAAGAGTCAAACTATCTGTCATTGTATCTATGCATTGCAGGATATCATTAAATAAGTTAacgtagtttaaaaaaataaagtccAAACAGTTGCGTGCAAGTTGAACAGTCTGACAAgactcaacattttattttaagtaacatgCTTTAGTTaagtaatatttaaataaaatgtcagtatataatttaattttataaacattcataGCCCCAATCAAGTCCAATTAATAAGTCTTCTTTCTGTGAACACGTACTCTGAaaaattaatccatttatgcctagcgtctagaaaaaaggccttggcaaacagcgtagatccggatgagacgccgcatgatgcggcgtctcatcggggtctgcgctgtttgcttaaaggaatttctgtaagaaatattctaaatgtagaaaaaactactacacatccctaattttggaaataaattgatccaatttagaaggatgggacagtccactaggcataaatgggttacacaTGGAAGGCCTTTTCATATTTGTGTAACTTATTCCAAAATGGGTGTGAGTCAAAATAGTTAAAAAAGAATCTAAATGTACGGAATGTGCATAGTCCAATGCTGTCAATTtgagaaataataatataaaatggcATACCAAGTGATTATGGTTTTCGTTTAAAACAAATGGAAAAAAGTGATTATGAATATAACaaatgtgtattgttttaaatatacgtTAATCCTGTATTGTTTATCAATGCCGATTTATTTTAAATTCTACCTAATACAATAAAGTCAAAACCAGTTTTATGATTCTAAGGAATATGCCATGTTCGAATTCATAagttgtataattataatatgcAGCTTTATTTGAGTTCCACCTTCCCAAATCAAGTCAAGAACAGTTTTGCGGTTTACAGGCTACAAAGAATCAGCGTTCGCCTACGCGCTTGCCTCCGCGGGGGTGACGCATCAAGTCTCGAAGGCGTGCAGCATGGGCAAGCTGAAGTCCTGCGGCTGCGACATGAGCAACCACGGCGAGGTCAAGGGCAGCTTCGAGTGGGGAGGCTGCTCTCACAATGTGGAGTTCGGGGACCGCTTTGCGAAGAAGTTCACGTTGGCCCGCGAGAAGGCGCGGGATATTCACGGCCGGATCAATCACCATAACAACCGGGCTGGCAGAATGGTGAGTTAATTCGATTAAAACGAGGAAAACGTTtttgcatgcgcgtaaagtgtcgtctcagatttgTCTGTGCAGTCTGTAATAGgttaatcttgaacgacactttgctcctaaactgtattttcgctaagaaaaaactttctttaaaagaaaaatactataaaagcagaaagtgtcgttcctgaataCCCTGTTGTGTCTGAACATGCTAGTATGATCGAAACTTTACGcttatgtattaagcccagttttcccaaagtgaaataataaaacaatttttgttttgtgcTGTAACGTCGGCCCTGAACACTCGCGCAAACATTTTCGTATTGTGTTTATAATTGTTTAGTGTTTGGCAACATAAAAGCAacgaatgtacatgtatttaaaatatgcatcggCGGTTTCAGGAAAACGAAAAAAAGTCTTCAATAGGCATGTTTAATTTTAGCATCTGAAATCGTTAATGAAAAAGCAAATTGCACACAATAATATTGTATATTCTTAAGCCCAGATCACTATTGATATACACCACAATATTTGACCATATTCAAGAACTGCCAGCGCTGTTAGTATAGAAGACGGTATATTCTAAACATCGCTTTTAAAACAGTACTGTTAGTCTGAATGAAAAATGCAAACTACACAAAACTTCACCCCCATATTGCTTATTTCAGGAACTTCACCCCCATATTGCTCATTTCAGGAACTTCACCCCCATATTGCTCATTTCAGGAACTTCACCCCCATATTGCTCATTTCAGGAACTTCACCCCCATATTGCTCATTTCAGGTGGTAACGAAGAACGTACAGAAGCAGTGCAAGTGTCACGGCATGTCGGGAAGCTGCGAGATTAAGACCTGCTGGAAAGTGTCGCCAGAGTTCCGAGTAGTGGGCGATATCCTCAAGGAGAAGTACGATAAAGCAGCGAAGGTACATACTGCTTTGAACACTCGTTAATCTTGCACTTCGAGCGATTGATGACACAAATATGGAAACTGGGTCTTCGTATTGTCATTGAATAATATACGCAATTTGCTTCAAAATGGAATCTACAATTATCACATAAATTAGcttcgctttgggaaaacggggcttaacgcacGTGCGTTGAGTGTCGCTCAACTATTTTCTGAAAGTATATGACGCGTTGTTGACCTGAAGCCCGTTCTTTTTTAAATTAGTGGCACATGGACCATTCAAAGCATTTCTATTTTGATCTGCATACCAGACGCCTGAAGCGGTTCTTCACCATGTCTGCTTTTACATGTCTCGTCCCTTTCCTTACGCAAACTGCGGAAAGTATCTTAGGGAAATATACTGTCAGTTGTTAATTAAATTtcaatagtttatttatttccaaaattatttaacaatctatatatatttacactatacagtaaaactgcgataactcgagatAGCACAGGACTGACCttgatgctcgagtaatcgcaggttcCGAGTAATCCATGGTCTTATTTGCTTTCACTGTTTCGGTTGGTGATGCTTAActtctgaccgcaaacgctttatttacatgtaagacggtgcttTCCTGATCTAGCTACCCCACACGAGTGGGTCCTTCACCAGATTGCTCAGGAGTTTGACAATTTGTGAGACTATTTTCTTTCTGTGTTGCCATGATGCAGCGCAAATGACAAGAAGGAATTCAGTTAAGAGATTCGGATGTATACGACTACgactaatgggattgtttaccctcgggacttcggttaaaaacaattgcccgagcacactgcttaacataaaactctgcataaaaaggtcgaaaacggccataaaatggacagcccgattttactgggctgtaccattgatataaaaagaaaactttgcagtgttggtgcggtgccttaataaaaatctattggtttaaaaatatctatacttatttaagaagcattataagaaaaacgcagtactttacaatggctgggcctaacgctgttaaaaagcggcgtttttattggATGATACACTTataaaacgatggcgctgattggccgaaatttaggattgcaagtaggtcaatccgttttaaatagaattttcccacggctgacgatgcactttaacaaaaagtaaacaatagtagtttatatgcagaaaatataaataaaagaaaaggaTGAATAAATCCCAAAGAACTTGTacttgttttatagttataaataaCTATGTTTATATTATGAGATATGTCATTTCTCATGTTACGAAATGACGCTATGATATGAATAAGGTTGTCGGTCCCGTATTTGTATAAAAAGATGAATTTTAACGAAAACGCGACATAAGGGAAAATGCGATTTTGCGAATGTATTGTTTGGTCCTTTCGTACACTATTCAACTGAAATCTGTCTCGATGTTACGAATAGGTTTtcaaccttgacctttcacaccCTATCGAGCAGATATTTAAACCAGTCACAAGTCTGCATCTGTTAAATAGTAACATCTTATTGCCCAATGAGTGGTAAACAAAAAGCTACTTAGTAAAAACGTATAGTATCAATTGTCTCATAATCAGTTGTTAACAATAAGATGACGAGTAGAACCGCAATGGACGCGTGAGTTGTCTGTATATTGCTTCATAAATGTTTATGAATTTTTTAAATTACTAGTATTTAATAAGACAAGAAAGTCTAAATAAAACTTTCATTtcatacatgttttgttattcaTTCTTATAACTTAAACATAACATTCGACAGATAGTTTGCCATTCATGAGTATTAAGAACTCACAATTTCAGTACGTAAATCTAAAAGATGCGAAACTACATGTTCACAAGATGCCATGTTACGAAAAAGTCTGTTTCCCCTCTGACGACTCGTTGTTTTGCGTTTTCATGCAATGTTAAATAGTAATGTTATTTATAACTTCATTTGCATACCTATCGCAAGTGGGTACACATGAAGGCGCGTCTGTACAATAGTTTACGTCAACGCAAAAGACAACATATATGCGTTAACGAAACCAATGTATACAAGTATATTTCAGGTCGATATCAGTAACGAAACAGACAAGAAGTCCAGGCGTAACCTGGTTAAGAGACAACGAAGGAGCGAGCTGGTATATTACGAAAACTCACCAAACTATTGTGACCCGAACCCGCTGGTGGACTCGCCGGGAACCACCGGGAGGTACTGCAATAAAACCACAGAGGGAGCCGGGAACTGTGACACCCTATGCTGCGGGAGGGGCTACAATACACTGAAAGTGCGACGGACTGAGCGCTGCAATTGCAAGTTCCATTGGTGTTGTTACGTCGTCTGTCAGACGTGTGTGTACAACGAATGGGTGACAGTCTGCAAGTGAACTGGCTGGGGTAGAAACGATGTTGTTTTTATCATGACCAGTGTCCTTATTGACGTGAAGCCGGCATGGGTCGAGTTAAAATTTTTAATTCTTTGCTGTTAAAAGATGCAACATATATTTGTACCCGTTCAAACATGGACAGTATTTCTGcaatattgtttgaaattatttgagCATTTGAAGTTGATATAGACCTGATCAAATACGGGAATACGTACTTACATCTGTATTCGTCGGGAAGACGTGTCACCCATGATGGAACGTGGTCCATCAGGAATGGGTCGATTATTTCGCTTTCACAGCGAACTCTGTGCATATGTGCAGGTTTTTGTATCACAGGATACAAATCAGTAAACGTGATTTATGATGTTTATTATTTAGCCCGTTACAAAAGACAGTAATACATACTAATTTAAATACGTGTCAAAAATCGTGTATGCAGTTTTACAAACGCTGACTTATCTTTGATTTCGTGGGAATATTGTCCTTACAATAACTTGAAAGTGTATCAGTAAAAAACGATTAAACGCTAGATGAGCTGTCCTAGAATAATGCTTATTTGAACATTTGTATAAAATAACAAACCGCGGCAACTTTTTAAGAGCGAAATACTAAGTTATTGCATTGGAATTTTCCATATGtggtgttttatatttatatttatactctTTTTCTACATGTTTGCTTCTTTCATCTTACCTTGTTAATATGTACAAAGTGTTCCTTTAAAAATTCGATATTATTCTTTTGTATGATATTATAAGCGTATGTTTGGTTTTTATCTTGTACCACATTACTACGAAATAAATGACCAAGGATGAATATTAGTACAATCGCATTAACAAAAACGTAGCCTATTTGCGAAACGTTTGCTGGACCTTTTTATTTCATATAACTTTGAAATCCAATTATCCGGCAATATACGTAATCAGTGAACGATTTAATATGACCACATTTCATTTAATGTCTGAATTACACAAAGTAAAAAGTGAACGTTGTAATTCCGATACGAAGGTTTATTGAAAAAGCATCgaacagtatatttttttaatccacTAAGTACTTATcgaaataataaaactaaaatacacaattttattacATTCGCATATATATAAACAGAATCACAGTCAATATCAATTACATCACTTATGTTGACGTCAAGGTCAACGCACTACTTTATAGCGAAGATGCACTAGATCTTTCCATCTTAACTTACTATACTTTAGTCTAGTACGCCAGGTAACTTTAACTCTAGGAACTAAAATCACACAGGTTTAACgttttttgcaatgtttttgtCATGAATGTGGTTACCAAACCGCTAAAACGAATACAACATTTAGATGCAATTTTAAGCTACAAtgtattaagattttttaataaaaatattttcaattttgtgattttatgCAGTGGGAGGTTGCCGGGGAAACTCCCCACATTTGATTTAGTGAACACAACCCACGATCACATTAGTCTGACCCCCCGGGAATGAACCCTTTTCGCTCATGAGAAGCGTGAGATGATATATATCTGTTTGTATATAAATTGCATGTGACCATTATAATGCTATAACATAAACCCCTGCATCGTATAgatgtatttaatatatatacactttAATACGTCACAACCGTATAAGTTATGAAAACCACATATTTCGTGTATCAAGAGAGACAATTCTGACGAACATATTTGTGTTCAGGTTTTCACGAGTTTACTAATTCTATAACGTTAAGTACAATACGCTTTTGACAGATCAACTCGAATCCAGTCCAACACTTGAAAATTTATCTCAGTAATATATCTGAAACATATTCGTTCATAAAGTCATGGTATGGTTAAAAATGGCGAACTTTAATAGGCCGATAGGTATGGGCGGAAGGTAAATCTGAAACCATAAAAGAGATATAAGTTAAACAATAAGGATCGTTTTCCACATCAGAATGTTCTTCTTTATGATCTTTGCATCATGGGTTTAGTCGGTATGCCAAAAGCAGCACTCAACAATGTGTTTGCTTGAAATGACTGATTACCGTGCCCCTTCATATAAACTTGATGATGCAACTGCGTCATTATTTAggattttgaaatgtttaagatGGCCTCTGATATGGCcgctaaaattaaaaaaatgacatatCTCTTAAATTTTAAGAACAATATTATGAAAGCTTATTTTGTAGTTGGCTCTAGAAATATATTACTTAACATTAAATGAATGTAACTAAAAATACAAGGATTTAAAATAAAAGCAACATCCCAGGTAACCAAAACGATTTTTTATTGGttagaaaatgttaattttccaTTTTTTCTTAATACTATTTAGTGTTATACAGTTTATAAACCTATAAAATTTAGCTTTATGAACCACATGGGGATTGAACCTTGCTAATATTTCTTCTATGTCTACTGGGATCGGAGAATGGGAAATGTGGGCAAGATACTCGGAAATATGTTGATGGGAATTATTGCCTTACTATTTGTTTTAAGATTAATATAACATTTCTGTCAATTGTCTAATAACATCATTGCATGAAAGCCCATATAAATTAAAACGTCAACATACATTAATTATGTAAAGatgttttaaacaacaacaactgcgaTACATGTAATTTTCTTTACACTTATGTCTGAATCACCAACACACTCATCACGTTTATGTTACTCATGGTTAATTGAATCACTCGAATACGATATTTTTGTTTAGAGGGCATAAACAACTATCAGTGAGTTTGCACCACTAATACAATTCCACTTGATATGTCATGCATTTTACTCCGCCCAAAAATGATTGCGTATTAAAACGCAAAACAGACAAAAGTAAGATGAAGTGACAAAACCTATAACGGCCTCTGCTCTGTCGACTTACGAAGGTTAATCGATGGCAACAAATTGCGACACATTAATTAGGCGAACGACACATATGTTTATCGTCGACGTAACTAGTTTCAGTGCATACACATTTAAATCGAAAGTGTAATTATAGATTAAAGGGATTAAATGAGCGGTTCTGATATAAAAATGAACTGTAATCTCGTGGCCTGATATACAGTTTAAGTTCGAAAAACTGTTGAAGGTCACCTTGCTCAAATTATATCAATTAATTGATGGGCCTTTGACACACCTACAAACGAGTATTTTGCTGAATAAGAAAACAAATTGCAACGGAATATTTGTTTATTGCAATTCATGAGGGCAGTTATAATGTGCTGGATTCAACGAACAAATGGCCTTATTAAATCATATCATTTTTAACTTCAAATTTAAGTGTTTTACACCATTATTTTACAGTTTCAATTGATCTGTTGTATGAcaaattttaatgtgaatattTAATACCCAAACATATAAACGTACACTTTAAAATGGTTTTACTATGATTATGTATCTTACAATACACTAAATTTTCATCTAACTATTCAACACCAACTATTTCTacgtttttgtattaattatatttaactgttcAAAATACGAATAATGTGAGTTTGGTGATTATTAACAGTAAAGCATCTTTGTTAAACATAACACTTGAATGAAACAATGCCTTGTGGACATAATGCTTTAACTCGGGAATTAAAAAGACAGTGTTTAGTTAAACTTGGTATCAACTTTAGCCAGCATCAATTATTTGGGTGTATTGAAGCTGCATGAGCACAACCTTTCATCATTCAAAGTTTAGTCGCTACCGGGTGATGCACCCGTGCAGAGCTTTCGCTCGTGCCCTCTTCCTTGTCATTGCCCTGATTGAATCCCGCATTATGCGCCTTATACTCCGAGAC from Dreissena polymorpha isolate Duluth1 chromosome 10, UMN_Dpol_1.0, whole genome shotgun sequence encodes the following:
- the LOC127848248 gene encoding protein Wnt-10b-like, with protein sequence MKMKRNNTILASETDRNVRVELNVNIRYVENDTVDGDIITANTLNIHINRNKVCNVNMTESQEWSQGSRDTCCCGTVQEFSYVTSTNTCVKRAINVHKSRGHLNHTKWSAVCIGSSWTRLLHFYGCLIIVFGAIQSVCCLESNNILQLNIPTEEPVIDANTICKTFPELSRRQYRLCAKYPDVVASAIQGVQIAIHECQHQMKEHRWNCSSLEKKNKNPHTSPMLQKGYKESAFAYALASAGVTHQVSKACSMGKLKSCGCDMSNHGEVKGSFEWGGCSHNVEFGDRFAKKFTLAREKARDIHGRINHHNNRAGRMVVTKNVQKQCKCHGMSGSCEIKTCWKVSPEFRVVGDILKEKYDKAAKVDISNETDKKSRRNLVKRQRRSELVYYENSPNYCDPNPLVDSPGTTGRYCNKTTEGAGNCDTLCCGRGYNTLKVRRTERCNCKFHWCCYVVCQTCVYNEWVTVCK